A portion of the Clupea harengus chromosome 18, Ch_v2.0.2, whole genome shotgun sequence genome contains these proteins:
- the LOC105895999 gene encoding kelch-like protein 33 yields the protein MALAAPCKRVSEESVEGWEQSDNEGPSEEREGGVDQGDDTKHKDTGKAEVVAGAASSYNDDDDDDDDNDDDDGGDDYSEGGVYEKTSHSKTLHAVDEAGVDEITGCEEDGGLAVPEGDTEENEHEDESQEEDEEVLGHYEDEDEKYHEEDDDDTKTLVHRSTYPTEVFQTLDYFRHSSLLTDLTLSTQNGQSLRAHSIVIAAVSSLIQQKLWTQGKWSPADIHVCLGPEVTTLGLAAVLEFAYTGNIPTLNRDSVAPIRTAALALGVQRVLGLCKLKEKEKKKVKETEKKGEEKTHCSSASEELQITLQAIRQLWVEKVGCDIVLQAERLVFHAHRVVLAASSDYFRAMFTSGMRESRQRAVTLHSLGDEELEAFLLCSYSGSLVLSWGWVFDLVCAALQFQIQPALSLCVDFLHQEIDAVSCLDVASFAKAYKMGELLHFADDFVLRHFQDVSTTPKFQDLPRDKLLKFLQSNILCVPSEVVVLRAVLSWIGANPRPRVRRAKELIDTIKFPLLTIKEFCEAKTNTKQPQESMKKLYKTILEEFCSDNVDDEPQFRDYLPKDNLVLVGGDIIIPDIGHRRPSQELWFSNSLRNYAHIIKTVEWRVLGELPEQPRFRHEVAVLEDKLYVSGGRHYYGTDDVMKSMFRYDPVDNSWQRLADMQTERNQFTMVVREGRIYAIGGERKDQISVDSVEQYCPNTDSWSFVCPLDQSMNSHAASVCGGEIYVSGGLNCVYQCLVSMFLYHPERGTTYLADMPYNRAGHRMECVVDHLYVVGGLSDSGSSNFFNQLSCHMYSPKSDFWCSICPVSTPRVGAASAVLEDKIYILGGYCAVDYSECKMVIRYNPATDCWENMGYMPGSITDIRACLLYPIERRGIFFLVRLKHAP from the exons aTGGCTCTGGCTGCACCTTGCAAGAGGGTAAGTGAGGAGAGCGTAGAGGGGTGGGAACAAAGTGACAATGAGGGGccgagtgaggagagggaggggggagtggaCCAAGGTGACGACACTAAACACAAAGATACGGGGAAAGCAGAAGTAGTAGCAGGTGCTGCTTCGTcttataatgatgatgatgatgatgatgatgacaatgatgatgacgatggcGGAGATGATTattctgagggaggtgtgtaTGAGAAGACAAGCCATTCTAAAACACTTCATGCTGTGGACGAGGCAGGTGTTGATGAGATAACAGGGTGTGAAGAAGATGGAGGGCTCGCTGTACCCGAGGGAGACACAGAAGAGAATGAACATGAGGATGAGAGccaagaggaagatgaagaggtaTTAGGCCActatgaagatgaagatgagaaGTACCACGAAGAGGATGACGATGACACCAAGACATTAGTCCACCGTTCCACTTACCCAACAGAAGTGTTTCAGACACTGGATTATTTTAGGCACTCCTCCCTGCTCACTGACCTGACTCTAAGCACTCAGAATGGGCAGAGTCTCCGTGCCCACTCCATTGTCATCGCTGCCGTAAGCTCCCTCATCCAGCAGAAGCTGTGGACGCAGGGGAAATGGAGCCCAGCAGACATCCACGTGTGTTTGGGCCCTGAGGTGACCACTCTGGGTCTTGCAGCGGTGCTAGAGTTTGCCTACACAGGAAACATACCTACTCTTAACAGAGATTCAGTCGCCCCTATACGGACTGCAGCTCTTGCACTGGGTGTACAAAGAGTTTTGGGTCTCTGCAAGCtgaaggaaaaggagaagaagaaggttAAAGAGActgaaaagaaaggagaagagaagacacaTTGCTCATCTGCTTCAGAAGAGCTGCAGATTACTCTGCAGGCCATTAGGCAACTGTGGGTGGAGAAAGTTGGCTGTGATATCGTGCTGCAGGCTGAAAGGCTAGTATTTCATG CCCATCGGGTGGTCCTCGCTGCCAGCAGTGACTACTTCCGTGCCATGTTCACCAGCGGCATGAGGGAGTCACGACAGCGTGCCGTGACATTACATTCCCTGGGAGACGAAGAGCTGGAGGCGTTCCTTCTTTGCTCCTACAGTGGATCTCTGGTCCTCAGCTGGGGGTGGGTCTTTGATCTTGTTTGTGCTGCCCTCCAGTTCCAGATCCAGCCTGCCCTTTCCCTCTGCGTTGACTTCCTCCACCAGGAAATAGACGCAGTCTCCTGCCTAGATGTGGCATCCTTTGCCAAAGCCTACAAGATGGGGGAGTTACTCCATTTTGCTGATGACTTTGTCCTCAGGCACTTTCAGGATGTGTCCACAACCCCCAAATTCCAGGACCTGCCCAGAGACAAGCTGCTTAAATTCCTGCAGAgtaacattctgtgtgtgccctctgaGGTTGTTGTCTTGCGGGCCGTCTTGTCCTGGATTGGTGCCAACCCTAGACCGAGAGTGAGACGGGCCAAGGAACTGATCGACACAATCAAATTTCCTCTGTTGACCATCAAGgaattctgtgaagcaaagaccaATACCAAGCAGCCCCAAGAAAGCATGAAAAAGCTATACAAGACCATACTGGAGGAATTTTGTTCAGACAACGTGGATGATGAACCTCAATTCAGGGACTACTTGCCCAAGGACAACCTGGTACTGGTGGGAGGGGATATAATAATTCCCGACATAGGCCACCGCAGACCCAGCCAAGAGTTGTGGTTCAGCAACTCCCTCCGCAACTACGCACACATCATCAAAACAGTGGAGTGGAGGGTTCTCGGAGAGCTGCCAGAGCAACCGAGGTTTCGTCATGAAGTCGCTGTTTTGGAAGACAAGCTGTATGTGAGTGGTGGCCGGCATTACTATGGCACAGATGATGTCATGAAATCCATGTTCAG GTATGATCCTGTGGATAACAGCTGGCAAAGACTTGCTGACATGCAGACGGAGAGGAATCAGTTCACTATGGTGGTGAGAGAAGGAAGGATTTACGCCATCGGGGGTGAAAGAAAAGATCAAATCAGTGTGGACAGTGTGGAACAATACTGTCCCAACACAGACTCCTGGAG TTTTGTCTGCCCGCTGGACCAGTCCATGAACAGCCatgctgcttctgtgtgtggaggagagatcTACGTCTCAGGAGGCCTGAACTGCGTCTACCAGTGCTTGGTGTCCATGTTTTTATACCATCCCGAGAGAGGAACCACCTACCTGGCAGACATGCCCTACAATCGGGCGGGGCACCGTATGGAGTGTGTGGTTGATCACTTGTATGTAGTTGGTGGACTGTCAGACAGTGGTAGCAGCAATTTTTTCAACCAGCTGTCTTGCCATATGTACAGTCCCAAGTCTGACTTCTGGTGCAGCATTTGCCCCGTCTCCACGCCACGTGTTGGGGCGGCCTCAGCCGTTCTGGAGGACAAGATCTACATCCTGGGGGGCTACTGCGCGGTGGACTACAGCGAGTGCAAGATGGTTATTCGGTACAACCCTGCCACTGACTGCTGGGAGAATATGGGTTACATGCCGGGCTCCATAACTGATATCCGTGCCTGCTTgctctatccaattgagcgaagaggcatttttttcctagttcggttgaaacacgccccataa
- the LOC105896002 gene encoding complement C1q tumor necrosis factor-related protein 3-like, translating into MAHTTLFLLALLGCLCLGLASGMRGDSDLTVELRELRVLVKDMEAKLNDFGTKDGDLKALETRLNAKEQQLEKLQSEVQRLGKENQESTKVAFSTSLSSSGEVFLDHSSPNVVYKHIFINAGNAYDSKTGAFTAPVKGLYYFSFSTFGYNNFPGGTILNKNGRLMVSTYEFSTSSDQSDTGGNSVILQLEAGEKVTMTLWHKSHVFDNDNHHTTFSGFLLFPL; encoded by the exons ATGGCACACACCACCCTTTTCCTCTTAGCCCTCCTGGGATGCCTGTGTCTGGGCCTGGCATCTGGAATGAGAGGGGATTCAGACCTGACTGTGGAGCTCAGGGAGCTGAGGGTCCTGGTCAAGGACATGGAGGCCAAGCTGAACGACTTCGGCACTAAAGACGGGGACCTGAAAGCCCTGGAGACACGACTGAATGCCAAggagcagcagctggagaaACTCCAGTCTGAGGTGCAGCGTCTGGGGAAGGAGAACCAAG AATCGACGAAGGTGGCTTTTTCTACATCTCTTTCGTCCTCTGGTGAGGTTTTCCTGGATCACAGTTCCCCAAATGTGGTCTATAAGCATATCTTCATTAATGCTGGAAATGCCTATGACTCCAAAACAG GAGCCTTCACTGCTCCTGTGAAGGGCCTCTACTACTTCAGCTTCAGCACGTTTGGCTACAACAACTTCCCGGGTGGCACTATTCTCAATAAGAATGGACGATTGATGGTCTCGACGTACGAGTTCAGCACCAGCAGCGATCAAAGTGACACTGGAGGGAACTCTGTCATTCTGCAGCTGGAGGCGGGAGAGAAGGTCACCATGACACTCTGGCATAAATCCCATGTGTTCGACAATGACAACCACCATACCACCTTCAGCGGCTTTCTGCTTTTCCCCTTATAG